One Solirubrobacter pauli DNA segment encodes these proteins:
- a CDS encoding Rne/Rng family ribonuclease, translating into MKKQVLVTVDRGETRVAMLEASGDPGAPTKSSRGRGGRKRRPNAVPDGYRVAEIYFERRGGRSIVGNIYKGRVDNVLAGLEAAFVDIGLDKNGFLHVDEIVLPGVEQAKRGRGSGPRITDLLKPGQEITVQVVKDPLKTKGARLSMELTIAGRYMVYAPTGEGVGVSRRLEDKERDRLRKEAKQLNLDGGGAIIRTAAHGATRADFERELQYLFKLNEVLEKRVKETTAPALVFQEADLSVRVVRDIFSEHFERAVVDDELAHHRLVSFFTRTAPELVDRVELYDGEDPLFEAYGVDPVINGMLERRVDLPSGGYLIIDYAEALTVIDVNTGSFTGKGKSARLEDTITQTNLEAAEEAVRQLRLRDIGGIIVIDFIDMARSRNRDAVLKVLRKSLDEDRTKTFVVEISPLGLVEMTRQNVTDGVREIMTNTCAVCHGEGVVKSAETIAIEFSRHIRHMVKDAGPDGPEAYLLRINPKVTAFFIADGARELHALEEETGRFFHFEGSDGLPLDHFAVTMEGTRSEIEEHAVPFRAGEEVHVHLVEPHMYNEDDAVAKVDGYLIDVVNGVHFVGEKKMVRIEEAGRTIARAVLVGADAEVAEEAAKERESAREKAQAAARRTAAAKKSAAKRRPREDEQAAIATATLTDESPTEAGTAPAAEDDADATPRKRRRRGGRGRGRGRKTAEATETTTEDVVAEDGATDEDAPRSRSRRRRGGAEADVDAVAGEGTPQDGSAAEAEDDAPRGRSRRRRGAAVDADVDAPSADESVEDEAPRGRTRSRRGADAAAAQAADEAVAAGEVVEDEAPRARSRRRRGAVDPEAAAEAVTAGEVVEDEAPRARSRRRRGADDGDAAATQAADDAVAAGEVAEDDAPRPRSRRRRGAVDPEAAAEAVAAGEVVEDAPKPRARRRRAAEDAPVEAVAADEAVEPAPKPRARRRKPAAETAPGEAVEAVVEDEPVAKPRARRRAAAVADEAAVDGTPKPKGRARKRPAPEAVAAAAEAAVGIGDEDPAPKPKGRARKRPAALEMTEASASPSFEEDGDGDALSSSPRRRGRSDGRRRSRAQAQADAEVSD; encoded by the coding sequence GCCGCGTCGACAACGTGCTGGCGGGGTTGGAAGCCGCCTTCGTCGACATCGGGCTGGACAAGAACGGCTTCCTGCACGTCGACGAGATCGTGCTCCCGGGCGTGGAGCAGGCCAAGCGCGGCCGCGGCAGCGGGCCGCGGATCACGGACCTGCTGAAGCCGGGCCAGGAGATCACGGTCCAGGTCGTCAAGGATCCGCTCAAGACCAAGGGCGCGCGTCTGAGCATGGAGCTCACGATCGCCGGTCGCTACATGGTCTACGCGCCCACGGGCGAAGGGGTCGGCGTCTCCCGCCGCCTCGAGGACAAGGAGCGCGACCGCCTTCGCAAGGAGGCCAAGCAGCTGAACCTGGACGGCGGTGGCGCGATCATCCGCACCGCGGCGCACGGCGCCACGCGGGCGGATTTCGAGCGCGAGCTGCAGTACCTGTTCAAGCTCAACGAGGTTCTCGAGAAGCGCGTCAAGGAGACCACGGCGCCCGCGCTCGTGTTCCAGGAGGCCGACCTCTCGGTCCGCGTCGTGCGCGACATCTTCTCCGAGCACTTCGAGCGCGCGGTCGTCGACGACGAGCTCGCGCACCACCGGCTCGTCTCGTTCTTCACGCGCACCGCGCCCGAGCTGGTCGACCGCGTCGAGCTCTACGACGGCGAGGACCCGCTGTTCGAGGCCTACGGCGTCGACCCGGTGATCAACGGCATGCTCGAGCGGCGGGTGGACCTGCCCAGCGGCGGCTACCTGATCATCGACTACGCCGAGGCGCTGACCGTCATCGACGTCAACACGGGGTCGTTCACCGGCAAGGGCAAGAGCGCCCGGCTCGAGGACACGATCACCCAGACGAACCTCGAGGCCGCGGAAGAGGCCGTGCGCCAGCTGCGGCTGCGCGACATCGGCGGCATCATCGTCATCGACTTCATCGACATGGCGCGGTCGCGCAACCGCGACGCCGTGCTGAAGGTCCTGCGCAAGTCCCTGGACGAGGACCGCACGAAGACCTTCGTGGTCGAGATCTCGCCGCTCGGCCTGGTCGAGATGACGCGCCAGAACGTCACCGACGGTGTGCGCGAGATCATGACCAACACCTGCGCCGTGTGCCACGGCGAGGGCGTGGTCAAGTCGGCGGAGACGATCGCGATCGAGTTCTCCCGCCACATCCGGCACATGGTCAAGGACGCCGGCCCGGACGGCCCCGAGGCCTACCTGCTGCGGATCAACCCGAAGGTCACGGCGTTCTTCATCGCCGACGGCGCGCGTGAGCTGCACGCGCTCGAGGAGGAGACCGGCCGCTTCTTCCACTTCGAGGGCTCGGACGGCCTGCCGCTCGACCACTTCGCGGTGACGATGGAGGGCACGCGGTCCGAGATCGAGGAGCACGCGGTCCCGTTCCGCGCCGGCGAGGAGGTGCACGTCCACCTCGTCGAGCCGCACATGTACAACGAGGACGACGCGGTCGCCAAGGTCGATGGCTACCTGATCGACGTCGTCAACGGCGTCCACTTCGTCGGTGAGAAAAAGATGGTCCGCATCGAGGAGGCGGGGCGCACGATCGCCCGCGCGGTCCTCGTCGGCGCCGACGCCGAGGTCGCCGAGGAGGCCGCGAAGGAGCGGGAGTCCGCGCGCGAGAAGGCACAGGCCGCCGCCCGCCGCACCGCCGCCGCGAAGAAGAGCGCCGCCAAGCGCCGCCCGCGCGAGGACGAGCAGGCCGCGATCGCCACGGCGACGCTCACGGACGAGTCGCCGACCGAGGCGGGCACCGCCCCCGCGGCCGAGGACGACGCCGACGCCACGCCGCGCAAGCGCCGCCGCCGTGGCGGCCGTGGCCGCGGCCGCGGTCGCAAGACCGCCGAGGCCACCGAGACGACCACCGAGGACGTCGTCGCCGAGGACGGCGCGACCGACGAGGACGCCCCGCGCAGCCGCTCGCGCCGCCGCCGGGGTGGGGCCGAAGCCGACGTCGACGCGGTGGCGGGCGAGGGCACGCCGCAGGACGGCTCGGCCGCGGAGGCCGAGGACGACGCGCCGCGCGGCCGCTCGCGCCGCCGCCGGGGCGCGGCGGTCGACGCCGACGTCGACGCGCCGTCCGCCGACGAGTCCGTCGAGGACGAGGCGCCGCGCGGGCGCACTCGCAGCCGTCGTGGCGCGGACGCCGCGGCCGCGCAGGCGGCCGACGAGGCCGTCGCCGCGGGCGAGGTCGTCGAGGACGAGGCGCCGCGTGCGCGTTCGCGCCGTCGCCGGGGCGCGGTCGATCCCGAGGCGGCCGCGGAGGCCGTGACCGCGGGCGAGGTCGTCGAGGACGAGGCGCCGCGTGCGCGTTCGCGCCGTCGCCGCGGGGCGGACGACGGCGACGCCGCGGCCACTCAGGCGGCCGACGACGCCGTCGCCGCGGGCGAAGTCGCCGAGGACGACGCCCCGCGTCCGCGTTCGCGCCGTCGCCGCGGTGCGGTCGACCCCGAGGCGGCCGCGGAGGCCGTCGCCGCGGGCGAGGTCGTCGAGGACGCGCCCAAGCCGCGTGCGCGCCGTCGTCGAGCCGCGGAGGACGCGCCCGTCGAGGCGGTCGCCGCGGACGAGGCCGTCGAGCCCGCCCCGAAGCCGCGGGCACGGCGCCGCAAGCCGGCGGCCGAGACCGCGCCGGGTGAGGCGGTCGAGGCCGTCGTGGAGGACGAGCCCGTCGCGAAGCCGCGTGCGCGTCGGCGCGCTGCCGCCGTCGCCGACGAGGCGGCCGTGGACGGGACGCCGAAGCCGAAGGGACGGGCGCGCAAGCGGCCCGCTCCGGAGGCCGTCGCGGCCGCAGCGGAGGCCGCGGTCGGCATCGGCGACGAGGACCCCGCGCCGAAGCCGAAGGGCCGCGCGCGCAAGCGTCCGGCCGCGCTCGAGATGACGGAGGCGTCCGCCTCGCCGAGCTTCGAGGAGGACGGCGACGGCGACGCGCTATCCTCTTCGCCCCGGCGCCGTGGCCGTAGTGATGGTCGGCGCCGTTCCCGCGCGCAGGCTCAGGCCGACGCCGAAGTCTCCGACTGA
- the rplU gene encoding 50S ribosomal protein L21, protein MSYAVIKTGGKQYRVIEGQTLLIERLPDDVGATVALQPLLLAADGADAVFEGDGLANASVQAEIVAHERGPKLRVFKFKPKRGYKRRTGHRQELTRIRITSIG, encoded by the coding sequence ATGTCCTACGCAGTCATCAAGACCGGCGGTAAGCAATACCGCGTCATCGAGGGCCAGACCCTCCTGATCGAGCGTCTGCCCGACGATGTCGGCGCCACCGTCGCGCTGCAGCCTCTGCTGCTCGCCGCTGACGGCGCCGACGCCGTCTTCGAAGGCGACGGTCTGGCGAACGCCAGCGTCCAGGCGGAGATCGTCGCGCATGAGCGCGGCCCGAAGCTGCGCGTGTTCAAGTTCAAGCCGAAGCGCGGCTACAAGCGGCGCACCGGTCACCGCCAGGAACTGACGCGAATCCGCATCACGTCGATCGGTTAG
- the rpmA gene encoding 50S ribosomal protein L27, producing the protein MAHKKGLGSSRNGRDSNAKRLGVKVFAGETVTGGEIIVRQRGTKFKPGLGAGIGKDDTIYARAAGKVDFKEGRRGRVISVIPAETEAAA; encoded by the coding sequence ATGGCTCATAAGAAAGGTCTCGGCTCCAGCCGCAACGGCCGCGACTCCAACGCCAAGCGCCTCGGCGTGAAGGTCTTCGCCGGTGAGACCGTCACCGGTGGCGAGATCATCGTCCGCCAGCGCGGCACGAAGTTCAAGCCGGGCCTCGGCGCCGGCATCGGCAAGGACGACACGATCTACGCTCGCGCCGCGGGCAAGGTGGACTTCAAGGAAGGCCGCCGCGGTCGCGTCATCTCGGTCATCCCGGCCGAGACCGAAGCCGCCGCCTAG
- a CDS encoding DUF488 domain-containing protein has protein sequence MDIRLKRAYVPADPVDGYRVLVDRLWPRGVSRERARLDAWEKDLAPSTMLRRWFGHDPERFEEFRRRYVDELRAHRPELARLRRHAREGTLTLVYGAADVEHNDARVLADVLRRGLPRSSVAVERRS, from the coding sequence ATGGACATCCGCCTCAAGCGGGCGTACGTCCCCGCCGACCCCGTGGACGGGTACCGCGTGCTCGTCGACCGCCTGTGGCCGCGCGGCGTGTCCCGCGAGCGCGCCCGGCTGGACGCGTGGGAGAAGGACCTCGCGCCGAGCACCATGCTGCGGCGCTGGTTCGGCCACGACCCCGAGCGGTTCGAGGAGTTCCGCCGGCGCTACGTCGACGAGCTCCGCGCGCACCGGCCCGAGCTGGCCCGGCTTCGCCGCCATGCCCGCGAAGGGACGCTCACGCTCGTGTACGGGGCGGCCGACGTCGAGCACAACGACGCACGGGTCCTGGCGGATGTCCTGCGCCGCGGGCTCCCGCGGTCGTCAGTCGCCGTCGAACGTCGCTCGTGA
- a CDS encoding winged helix-turn-helix transcriptional regulator produces MAIAPDEAATQTLVRDLLERIGDKWSVVVICQLGGSTRRFNELRRLCAPITQRMLSVTLRGLERDGLVRRTVFDTKPPRVDYALTARGLSLLAVVRGLAGWAESHVDEILESRATFDGD; encoded by the coding sequence ATGGCCATCGCGCCGGACGAAGCCGCGACGCAGACGCTCGTGCGCGATCTGCTCGAGCGGATCGGCGACAAGTGGTCGGTCGTCGTCATCTGCCAGCTGGGCGGATCCACGCGCCGCTTCAACGAGCTGCGGCGGCTCTGCGCGCCGATCACGCAGCGAATGCTCAGCGTGACGCTGCGCGGGCTCGAGCGGGATGGGCTCGTGCGTCGCACGGTGTTCGACACCAAGCCGCCGCGCGTCGACTACGCGCTGACGGCCCGCGGCCTCAGCCTTCTCGCCGTCGTCCGCGGCCTCGCCGGTTGGGCCGAGAGCCACGTCGACGAGATCCTCGAGTCACGAGCGACGTTCGACGGCGACTGA
- a CDS encoding SDR family NAD(P)-dependent oxidoreductase, protein MSERFAGKVILVTGATSGIGRAVADRVAEEGATVVLAARGHEAGAAAAAELRAAGADAHFIATDVTVESEVAALVRSILDRHGRLDGAFNNVGAATAIAPLAEIEPGAWRAEIALNLDSVFFSLKHQLPVLQAAGRGAIVNNASSAGVTGAAGLGSYSAAKHGVVGLTRSAALEAAPSGVRVNALVTGGVDTPLLRRNMGSTPDEAMRAAKALHPVGRIGEPDEIAAFTAFLLSDEAPFITGAALAIDGGLTAQ, encoded by the coding sequence ATGTCCGAACGTTTCGCAGGCAAAGTCATCCTCGTCACCGGCGCCACCTCCGGGATCGGGCGCGCGGTCGCCGACCGGGTCGCGGAGGAGGGCGCCACCGTCGTGCTCGCCGCTCGCGGCCACGAGGCAGGCGCGGCGGCCGCCGCCGAGCTGCGCGCCGCCGGCGCCGACGCGCACTTCATCGCCACCGACGTCACTGTCGAGTCCGAGGTCGCCGCGCTCGTCCGGTCGATCCTGGATCGCCACGGACGCCTCGACGGCGCGTTCAACAACGTGGGCGCCGCCACCGCGATCGCGCCGCTCGCCGAGATCGAGCCGGGCGCCTGGCGCGCGGAGATCGCGCTCAACCTCGACAGCGTCTTCTTCTCCCTCAAGCACCAGCTGCCGGTGCTGCAGGCCGCCGGGCGCGGCGCGATCGTCAACAACGCCTCCAGCGCGGGCGTCACCGGCGCCGCAGGCCTTGGCTCGTACAGCGCCGCCAAGCACGGCGTCGTCGGGCTCACCCGCTCGGCGGCGCTGGAGGCCGCGCCGAGCGGCGTGCGGGTCAACGCCCTCGTCACCGGCGGCGTCGACACGCCGCTGCTGCGCCGCAACATGGGCTCCACGCCGGACGAGGCGATGCGCGCCGCGAAGGCCCTGCACCCGGTCGGCCGGATCGGCGAGCCGGACGAGATCGCGGCCTTCACCGCGTTCCTGTTGAGCGACGAGGCCCCGTTCATCACCGGGGCCGCGCTCGCCATCGACGGCGGTCTGACCGCCCAGTAG
- a CDS encoding MBL fold metallo-hydrolase: protein MSHVARMDLGGVSVDVICDAVADHPRPLADAFPGAPAAGWEAVREQFPQTVGADGRWRFGTHVLLVRTDAACVLVDAGVGPAGSAAAGWLQVAGTLDEDLGALGLTPEDVDLVVLTHLHQDHVGWLVAPGTGRPRFARARHVVSGAEWASVQGDARPAHVRDTLGPVEAAGQLDVDGSLVAGMRLLPLPGHTPGHAGVLVEGDQRRLLFGGDAFNHPLQLADPGVPSLADRDRAQAIATRRELLARAESLTVLGAHLPGAFWPGHG, encoded by the coding sequence ATGAGCCACGTGGCCCGCATGGACCTCGGCGGCGTGTCGGTGGACGTGATCTGCGACGCGGTGGCCGACCACCCGCGCCCGCTGGCGGACGCGTTCCCGGGCGCGCCCGCGGCGGGCTGGGAGGCGGTCCGGGAGCAGTTCCCGCAGACCGTCGGCGCCGACGGGCGCTGGCGCTTCGGGACGCACGTCCTGCTCGTCCGGACGGACGCCGCGTGCGTGCTCGTCGACGCGGGTGTCGGACCCGCCGGCTCGGCCGCCGCCGGCTGGTTGCAGGTCGCCGGGACGCTCGACGAGGACCTGGGCGCGCTCGGGCTCACGCCTGAGGACGTCGACCTCGTGGTGCTCACCCACCTGCACCAGGACCACGTCGGTTGGCTGGTGGCGCCCGGGACGGGCCGCCCGCGGTTCGCGCGTGCGCGGCACGTGGTGAGCGGCGCGGAGTGGGCGTCCGTCCAGGGGGACGCGCGGCCGGCGCATGTGCGGGACACGCTCGGCCCGGTCGAGGCCGCGGGGCAGCTCGACGTCGACGGCAGCCTGGTCGCCGGGATGCGACTGCTGCCCCTGCCCGGCCACACGCCCGGACACGCGGGCGTGCTGGTCGAGGGCGACCAGCGGCGGCTGCTGTTCGGCGGGGACGCGTTCAACCACCCGCTACAGCTCGCCGATCCCGGCGTGCCGTCGCTGGCGGACCGCGACCGCGCGCAGGCGATCGCCACACGGCGGGAGCTGCTCGCGCGCGCGGAGTCGCTCACCGTGCTGGGCGCGCACCTGCCCGGTGCGTTCTGGCCGGGGCACGGATGA
- a CDS encoding helix-turn-helix transcriptional regulator, with protein sequence MTAALDERRPLIARPALVQRLTTRATPVTLVAAPAGSGKTVLLRSWLREVERAAWVSVDRDERDPQRFWVAVHDAVLRAAGGRVEPLTPMPGLDLGGVVQRLISELDGADDPVWLVIDDLHELRSEQALAELETLLTQRPPGLRVVLATRSDPELGLHRLRLAGELTEIREPDLRFTRAQAGELLAASGVELSEAGLDRLHDRTEGWAAGLRLAALALVDHPRPERFVEEFSGSERTIAAYLVAEVLERQTDAVRRLLLRTSILDRVTGPLADALTGAAGAEATLQRLEAANAFVTALDAGRTTFRYHHLLADLLRLELRRTEPEAVVELHRAAARWHEAEGDVLDAVRHAQAAQDWRQAARLLSDHSVSLVLNGRFRTVHALLKAFPESAAVDPDLLTLRAADQLSYGALDDAEAYIGLASRHAGAVPLQRRRRFEVTLGLVRLALARRRGDVGSVAAEVEALLAPATVESAGEVVLGTDARTLALLSLGSLEQWSARSEQAERLFEQALDLARHGGRPYLEVEALGHLALVDAQRRSFGQARTRSLEALTIAEAHGWGAGLVAAVPLAMVASVDVWQGRFREAAAWLDRAEAAALSTDLDPALQVSVRLVRGRWLVGVGRLEDALAAFRVAERVEAALGMRHALTVAIQLCLVLTQLRLGDTAAARATMAAVPPADRAWGEMRTAAAAVHLADGDPAAAIDALRPVLGGSVPVLRDVYVVLAVLVDALARDALGDARAAEAGIERALAIAEPDALLWPFVMLAPTPLLERHPRHRTAHGALLQQILLVVGGDEARGPAEELSAAELRVLRYLPSNLTAPEIGHELVLSTSTVKTHMRHIYAKLGAHRRSEAVARGRALGLLAPR encoded by the coding sequence ATGACGGCGGCGCTCGACGAGCGGCGCCCGCTGATCGCGCGACCGGCACTCGTCCAGCGGCTGACGACCCGGGCGACCCCGGTCACCCTCGTCGCGGCGCCCGCCGGCAGCGGCAAGACCGTGCTGCTGCGCTCGTGGCTGCGCGAGGTGGAGCGAGCGGCCTGGGTGTCCGTCGATCGCGACGAGCGCGACCCGCAACGCTTCTGGGTGGCGGTGCACGACGCCGTGCTGCGCGCCGCCGGGGGACGGGTGGAGCCGCTCACGCCGATGCCCGGGCTTGACCTCGGCGGGGTGGTGCAGCGCCTGATCAGCGAGCTCGACGGGGCCGACGACCCCGTCTGGCTCGTGATCGACGACCTGCACGAGCTCCGCTCCGAGCAGGCCCTGGCAGAGCTGGAGACGCTGCTCACGCAACGGCCGCCCGGGCTGCGGGTCGTGCTCGCGACCCGGAGCGACCCGGAGCTCGGCCTCCACCGGCTGCGGCTCGCCGGCGAGCTCACGGAGATACGCGAACCCGACCTGCGCTTCACCCGTGCGCAGGCTGGGGAGCTGCTGGCCGCCTCCGGCGTGGAGCTGTCGGAGGCCGGCCTGGACCGCTTGCACGACCGCACCGAGGGCTGGGCCGCCGGGCTGCGCCTCGCCGCGCTCGCGCTCGTAGACCACCCGCGGCCTGAGCGGTTCGTCGAGGAGTTCTCCGGCAGCGAGCGGACGATCGCCGCCTACCTGGTCGCCGAGGTGCTGGAACGCCAGACCGACGCGGTCCGGCGGCTGCTGCTGCGGACCTCGATCCTGGACCGCGTCACCGGCCCGCTGGCCGACGCGCTGACCGGCGCCGCCGGGGCGGAGGCGACGTTGCAGCGGCTCGAGGCCGCGAACGCATTCGTGACCGCGCTCGACGCCGGGCGCACGACCTTCCGCTACCACCACCTGCTCGCGGACCTGCTGCGCCTGGAGCTGCGGCGCACCGAGCCGGAGGCCGTCGTCGAGCTGCACCGCGCCGCGGCGCGCTGGCACGAGGCCGAGGGCGACGTGCTCGACGCGGTGCGTCACGCGCAGGCCGCGCAGGACTGGCGCCAGGCGGCCCGGCTGCTCTCCGATCACAGCGTCAGCCTGGTGCTCAACGGCCGCTTCCGAACCGTGCACGCCCTGCTGAAGGCGTTCCCGGAGTCCGCGGCGGTGGACCCCGATCTGCTCACGTTGCGCGCCGCCGACCAGCTCAGCTACGGCGCGCTCGACGACGCCGAGGCCTACATCGGGCTCGCGAGCCGCCACGCCGGCGCGGTCCCGCTGCAGCGCCGCCGCCGGTTCGAGGTCACGCTCGGGCTCGTCCGGCTCGCGCTCGCGCGCCGGCGGGGTGACGTCGGGTCGGTCGCCGCGGAGGTCGAGGCGCTGCTCGCCCCGGCGACGGTGGAGTCGGCGGGCGAGGTGGTCCTGGGCACCGACGCCCGCACGCTCGCGCTGCTCAGCCTCGGCAGCCTCGAGCAGTGGTCGGCGCGCAGCGAGCAGGCGGAGCGCCTGTTCGAGCAGGCGCTCGACCTGGCACGGCACGGCGGACGTCCGTACCTGGAGGTCGAGGCGCTCGGCCACCTCGCGCTGGTCGACGCGCAACGCCGGTCCTTCGGCCAGGCGCGGACTCGGTCGCTGGAGGCGCTGACGATCGCCGAGGCGCACGGCTGGGGCGCGGGGCTCGTCGCCGCGGTCCCGCTGGCGATGGTCGCGTCGGTCGACGTCTGGCAGGGCCGCTTCCGGGAAGCCGCGGCGTGGCTGGACCGCGCGGAGGCCGCCGCCCTGTCCACCGACCTGGACCCGGCATTGCAGGTCAGCGTGCGGCTGGTCCGCGGCCGCTGGCTGGTCGGCGTCGGCCGGCTGGAGGACGCACTCGCGGCGTTCCGCGTCGCCGAGCGGGTGGAGGCGGCGCTCGGGATGCGGCACGCGCTGACCGTGGCGATCCAGCTGTGCCTCGTGCTCACGCAGCTGCGGCTCGGTGACACCGCCGCGGCGCGCGCGACCATGGCCGCCGTCCCCCCGGCCGACCGCGCGTGGGGTGAGATGCGGACCGCGGCGGCCGCGGTCCACCTGGCGGACGGAGATCCCGCGGCCGCGATCGACGCGCTGCGGCCGGTCCTGGGCGGGTCGGTGCCGGTGCTGCGGGACGTCTACGTCGTCCTGGCCGTCCTCGTGGACGCGCTGGCGCGGGACGCGCTCGGGGACGCGCGTGCCGCGGAAGCCGGCATCGAGCGCGCGCTCGCGATCGCCGAGCCGGACGCCTTGCTGTGGCCGTTCGTGATGCTCGCGCCGACGCCGCTGCTCGAACGCCACCCGCGGCACCGGACGGCGCACGGGGCGCTGCTGCAGCAGATCCTGCTCGTGGTCGGCGGCGACGAGGCGCGCGGCCCGGCCGAGGAGCTGAGCGCGGCCGAGCTGCGGGTCCTGCGCTATCTGCCCAGCAACCTGACGGCGCCGGAGATCGGCCACGAGCTCGTGCTGTCGACGAGCACCGTCAAGACGCACATGCGGCACATCTACGCCAAGCTCGGCGCGCACCGGCGCAGCGAGGCGGTCGCGCGCGGGCGCGCGCTGGGGTTGCTCGCGCCGCGCTGA
- a CDS encoding alcohol dehydrogenase catalytic domain-containing protein: MPERMHAVVVAEPDAEWRLEERDRPAVGPDEVLVRIRACGICGTDLWLAQNKLSFRPFPLVLGHEGVGEVVAVGEAVTKRKVGDRVGVFMMQKACGVCDFCHEEHTNSFVTAANCDNPTLTGVNVDGAHAEYVAVDVGGTVLLPDAVSYELAAPTLCAGYTVWAALRRADAKPGARIAVVGIGGLGHLAIQYAKAAGYHVTAVTRNPDKRDAASELGADLVVTDGQALKDAGGADVLMHTSSNHAAAVDALTGLRPWGKLVMNGIAFDDMALPALALVSNSHQVVGSAHNGIEYLVEALDFVARGAVSPWVEVFPSDRVQAAYEKVVAGDVRFKAVVTY, encoded by the coding sequence ATGCCTGAGCGAATGCACGCCGTAGTCGTCGCCGAGCCGGACGCCGAGTGGCGCCTGGAGGAACGCGACCGCCCCGCCGTCGGCCCCGACGAGGTCCTGGTCCGCATCCGCGCCTGCGGGATCTGCGGCACCGACCTCTGGCTGGCGCAGAACAAGCTGTCGTTCCGCCCCTTCCCGCTCGTGCTCGGCCACGAGGGGGTGGGGGAGGTGGTCGCGGTCGGCGAGGCGGTCACCAAGCGCAAGGTCGGCGACCGCGTCGGCGTCTTCATGATGCAGAAGGCGTGCGGCGTCTGCGACTTCTGCCACGAGGAGCACACCAACAGCTTCGTCACGGCCGCGAACTGCGACAACCCGACGCTCACGGGCGTCAACGTCGACGGCGCGCACGCCGAGTACGTGGCGGTCGACGTCGGCGGCACCGTGCTCCTGCCGGACGCGGTGTCCTACGAGCTGGCCGCGCCGACGCTGTGCGCGGGGTACACGGTGTGGGCGGCGCTGCGCCGTGCCGACGCCAAGCCCGGAGCGCGGATCGCGGTCGTGGGGATCGGCGGGCTCGGACACCTCGCCATCCAGTACGCGAAGGCCGCGGGCTACCACGTGACCGCGGTGACCCGCAACCCGGACAAGCGCGACGCCGCCTCGGAGCTGGGCGCCGATCTCGTCGTCACGGACGGGCAGGCCCTCAAGGACGCGGGCGGCGCGGACGTGCTGATGCACACCAGCAGCAACCACGCCGCGGCCGTGGACGCCCTCACCGGCCTGCGCCCGTGGGGCAAGCTCGTCATGAACGGGATCGCGTTCGACGACATGGCCCTGCCCGCGCTCGCGCTCGTCTCCAACAGCCATCAGGTCGTCGGCTCGGCGCACAACGGGATCGAGTACCTCGTCGAGGCGCTCGACTTCGTCGCGCGCGGCGCCGTCAGCCCGTGGGTCGAGGTGTTCCCGTCCGACCGCGTGCAGGCGGCCTACGAGAAGGTCGTCGCCGGCGACGTGCGCTTCAAGGCGGTCGTGACGTACTGA
- a CDS encoding transglutaminase-like domain-containing protein, which yields MDLPRFEDLAASTDPMLDRLALALAAALRPVDVEGALATLDALGEEVARALGGADRTPQAEASALTHVLGTRHGFHGDTEQYDRPENSLLDRVLERRRGLPILLSTVYVEVARRAGVPLAGVGLPGHYVVGHFGGAEPLLLDPFAGGLPLAGDVPWAFVRPWTPQQTAMRMLNNLVPAFQRRGDLTRALRAAELRLALPAGEDELARVRAELVALRAGLN from the coding sequence ATGGACCTGCCTCGCTTCGAGGACCTCGCGGCGTCCACGGACCCGATGCTGGACCGGCTGGCGCTCGCCTTGGCCGCCGCGCTGCGGCCGGTGGACGTGGAGGGCGCGCTGGCCACGCTCGACGCCCTCGGCGAGGAGGTCGCCCGCGCGCTGGGCGGCGCGGACCGCACACCACAGGCGGAGGCGAGCGCGCTCACGCACGTGCTCGGCACGCGGCACGGGTTCCACGGGGACACCGAGCAGTACGACCGGCCCGAGAACTCGTTGCTCGACCGCGTGCTCGAGCGCCGGCGCGGGCTCCCGATCCTGCTGTCGACCGTCTACGTCGAAGTCGCCCGGCGCGCCGGCGTCCCCCTCGCCGGCGTCGGGCTGCCAGGCCACTACGTCGTCGGGCACTTCGGCGGCGCCGAGCCGCTGCTGCTCGACCCGTTCGCCGGCGGGCTCCCGCTCGCCGGCGACGTGCCGTGGGCGTTCGTCCGCCCGTGGACGCCGCAGCAGACGGCGATGCGGATGCTCAACAACCTCGTCCCCGCGTTCCAGCGCCGTGGAGACCTCACGCGCGCGCTCCGCGCCGCCGAGCTGCGGCTCGCGCTCCCCGCGGGCGAGGACGAGCTGGCTCGCGTGCGGGCCGAGCTCGTCGCCCTGCGCGCCGGCCTCAACTGA
- a CDS encoding flagellar basal body rod protein FlgB, whose protein sequence is MTQQALGAALRGAQARHQALAANLANASTPGYVRQDVDFHSALEAALGAGRKPSETVFTPTRDPTAGTVRADGSTVDIDAESAMLAANGLEYQALVAVKEARGAAVKAALGVA, encoded by the coding sequence GTGACACAGCAGGCCCTCGGGGCCGCCCTCCGCGGCGCGCAGGCGCGCCATCAGGCGCTCGCCGCGAACCTCGCGAACGCCAGCACGCCCGGCTACGTGCGCCAGGATGTCGACTTCCACAGCGCGCTCGAAGCCGCGCTCGGCGCCGGCCGCAAGCCGTCGGAGACCGTCTTCACCCCGACGCGCGACCCCACGGCCGGAACGGTGCGCGCCGACGGCAGCACGGTCGACATCGACGCCGAGTCCGCGATGCTCGCCGCCAACGGGCTCGAGTACCAGGCGCTGGTCGCGGTCAAGGAGGCGCGCGGGGCCGCCGTGAAGGCCGCGCTCGGCGTCGCGTGA